The following proteins are co-located in the Sphingobacteriaceae bacterium genome:
- a CDS encoding polysaccharide deacetylase family protein — protein MVNTNFKPIEQFYHRVNAEKSGKQKIFIITNKKTNRLVYVCDFIFSQTLKCAYQIEKSLPASIDINSPVIQYKNETDENGISIFPDGLLEENSVRSDKPQAQFKADNFYLFTNNSEIGFDIFSAVFYMISRYEEWQKFTPDKHGRFEINESILFQYKFHHKPVVDIWMQILRDEIEKKYPAFVFPQRKFQTIATIDVDNLYAYKHKGFLRTIGAGVKDMLKLNFVNIMRRNAVINDIDPDPFDIYDSFSSFCKSNNIPLIYFFLFSNNGKYDRTVNPKSKIFDTVFKRVLAHGANIGLHPGYYSKDSEEVFSAEKKSFDHRLGNSVEFTRQHYLKFDIRETPKLLLENGIKIDFSMGFASASGFRAGCTQPFYYYDFDKECQTELILFPFCAMDGVYFVYGKKSANQAKEELLKLKDEVKKVSGYFTTVFHERTFANHLYPGYGEMYKQVLIG, from the coding sequence ATGGTGAATACAAATTTTAAACCAATAGAACAATTCTATCATAGGGTTAATGCGGAAAAATCCGGCAAACAAAAGATTTTTATAATTACCAATAAAAAAACTAATCGCCTGGTTTATGTTTGTGATTTTATTTTTAGCCAAACACTAAAGTGTGCCTATCAAATTGAAAAATCTTTACCCGCATCCATTGATATAAATTCACCCGTTATCCAGTATAAAAACGAAACAGATGAAAATGGAATTTCTATTTTTCCGGATGGATTGTTAGAGGAAAACTCAGTAAGGTCCGATAAACCCCAGGCTCAGTTCAAAGCTGATAATTTTTATTTATTTACAAATAATTCAGAAATTGGATTTGATATTTTTTCGGCTGTTTTTTATATGATTTCCCGTTATGAAGAGTGGCAAAAATTTACACCGGATAAACACGGACGTTTTGAAATAAATGAAAGTATTTTATTTCAATATAAATTTCATCACAAACCCGTGGTGGATATATGGATGCAAATACTGAGAGATGAAATTGAAAAAAAATATCCCGCATTCGTTTTTCCGCAACGAAAATTTCAGACCATCGCTACTATTGATGTGGATAATTTATATGCTTATAAACACAAAGGTTTTTTAAGAACAATCGGAGCCGGAGTTAAAGACATGTTGAAATTAAATTTTGTAAATATCATGAGGAGAAATGCGGTAATTAACGATATTGATCCGGATCCATTTGATATTTACGATAGCTTTTCTTCCTTCTGTAAAAGCAATAATATCCCCTTAATTTATTTCTTTCTGTTTAGTAACAATGGCAAGTATGACAGAACCGTAAATCCCAAATCTAAAATTTTTGATACGGTGTTTAAACGTGTTTTAGCTCACGGTGCAAATATTGGTTTGCATCCGGGATATTATAGTAAAGATTCTGAAGAAGTATTTTCTGCAGAGAAAAAATCATTTGATCATCGATTAGGAAATAGTGTGGAATTCACAAGGCAACATTATTTAAAATTTGACATTAGAGAAACTCCTAAATTATTATTGGAAAATGGAATTAAAATTGATTTTTCAATGGGATTTGCCAGCGCTTCAGGCTTTAGAGCAGGTTGCACTCAACCTTTTTATTATTATGATTTTGATAAAGAATGTCAAACCGAATTAATTTTATTTCCATTTTGCGCAATGGATGGAGTTTATTTTGTTTATGGAAAAAAGAGTGCCAATCAGGCAAAAGAAGAATTATTGAAATTAAAAGACGAAGTGAAAAAAGTTTCAGGCTATTTTACTACTGTTTTTCATGAAAGAACTTTTGCTAATCATTTATATCCGGGTTATGGCGAAATGTATAAACAGGTATTGATTGGTTAA